Within the Scleropages formosus chromosome 8, fSclFor1.1, whole genome shotgun sequence genome, the region tcgatagattgtgacaggaggacaggccagctgggaggtgaagaatctctcttttggagaagttgagctGGAGgggatgatcagacatccatgcagaaatgtctaCTAGgtaggcagcaatgtgtgcagaaatgtctgatggtccaggtggaaaggagaggaaaagctgggtatcatcagcatagcagtggtatttgaatccatgggaggctatgaccgaggctgagggaggaggtgtagattgagaagagaagaggacccaataccgaaccctgcaggacaccgtttgttgatcacaggctgccacCTCTAGAGTTTTAAACAGGAGGGAAAGGAGGGAGACTGATCTGTAGTTTTGAAAcaagttgggatccagggagggtttctttaatagaggtgaaatgagagcagttttgaaggcagctgggaaacagccagaggagagtgaggaattgatgatcttagagatgaaggtggagagttgcagggagatgttctgtaggagtgacgatgggatcggatcaaacAAGCAGGTGGCGgttctgtgtgatatcaggaggtcagagatttcagatttggagcgcagtttgaatttggagagcatagcttcacacggaggtccagcgcgaaccagGCAAGATGATGCTGAGAACCTGTctgtgattgcattgactttttctctgaaaaacaaagcaaagtcatcagcagtgagagaagaaggaaggggggcggcagaggacacagaaggaatgagaaggtggcaaagaatctgtgtggtttttttagttgcagactgtattttgttgtggtagaaggtagttttagctgagtgaaaagtagctaagagttgttggTAGGCATTCAGGTCCGagcaagtcttggattttcgccatctTCGGTCTGCAGTtcggagtttggtcctgttagcacgtaaaatatcagtcagccatggggtggcactggggcgtgctggtctggaaaataatggacagagagagtcaagggaggaggaTGGGGCAGATAGGAAAATGTAAGTGGCATTGTAGCGGACAGCGTgacagaggcaaagcaggaaggtgagagagattttaagttgctgtgaaaggtgacaatgggtgcagaaaaaggcgaGGGAATAGTGGCGGGGCAGgtttggaaggaaatgaagaagtggtcagagacatgcactGGAGTAACaaagaggacaggacagccacagttatgggaaaatacaaggtcaaggcaattgcctgctttgtgagtagcaggggattgggacagggagagatcaaaggactgtaggagcaacagaaggccgcttccACGAATGtcgtcgacatgcaggttgaagtcacccaggacaATCAGTGGAGTGTTGTGCACTGGgaaagagctcaacaagatgtcaaggtcatccaagaagcagccgagggGGCCAGGAGAACGATaaagaaaaaccacaacaagagtgattggggcagtgatagatacagcatgccattcaaaggaggacagatcatgcaggtggagagggagaacagaatattcccactggggagagatgagcaggcctgtgcctccacctctgtcgAAGGGACGAGGGGtatgagagaaggagtagttagtggagagctgcaggtgtggctgtattgtctggggtgatccaggtttcagttagggccaggaggtccagtgagaggtaggaggcgtaggctggtatgaagtcagcctttctcaccgCAGACTGgtagttccagagtcccatggagaaattaaagcaggatggagggtttgacagacgaGGATGAATtcggttactgtagcagcgggagCGTCCAGGTCTCCATAGGTGGTGGCATCGGACAACTCGGTTGccatagacaactttgatggtcAACATGTTAGACGCAACATCCGTTACGGAACACGCTGCCGGTGGCCTTCCTCGGTGggctcccacaggtagactcccttgtctttgcacctcgagtctttgcaccaagaggctgctgcaGCCACTGCCGCTATGGGTCACCAGCTTCTACTTAAACCAGGCTACTTCCTGTCAGCTGACATTCCtaatcaaaatcaaaactactccaacaatggcgaccaaaacaaacagacgcGATTAATTGGTCGACGGAGTTCCGCCCACTCTGCACTCCgggacacagaattgtttagCTTTACATGCGCCCTCACAAACCGCAAAATACAATTcaacaaatacattaataaaaataccaccaacaactacacaaacacacaaccgattgcttCAGACTATCCGCACAACTACACGACAAGAATGCACATCaggaaaaagcggtagcaacaATAAACTTACCCGAAACACAACAAACTGCAGtgatagtcacacacacacattttcagaaccgcttgtcccatacggggtcacgaggaaccggagcctacccggtaacacagggcataagggacacacccaggacgggacgccagtccgttgcaagacaccccaagcgggactcgaaccccagacccaccggagagcaggactgtggtccaacccactgcgccaccgcacccccacgcaGTGATAGTCCTCCAACctaaaatataatgtacatatGTTTCCAACTAATGGTAGCaagcacaaataaatacatgtcggtaaatgttcacacacacacacacacacacacacacacacacacacacacacacacacacacacacacacacacacacattttcagaaccgcttgtcccatacggggtcacggagcctacccggcaacacagggcgtaaggccagagggggaaggggacacacccaggacgggacgccagtccgtcacaaggcaccccaagcgggacttgaaccccagacccaccggagagcaggactgtggtccaacccactgcgccaccacacccccacgcAGTGATAGTCCTCCAACctaaaatataatgtacatatGTTTCCAACTAATGGTAGCaagcacaaataaatacatgtcgGTAAATGTTCATTGCTTGGAAAATTTCTAACTCAAATGTTAGCAACATGAGGTGCCAGTGTACTCGAATCATATGATTATagaaaaaatagtaaaattCTTCACTCCTGTCATGGGtacaatttcatattttacagctGTAGTCTAcaaaaacatatactgtatcaATACAGTTGAAACTTtcctttttgtaattttgcatCTCTGCCAAAAGGTAAAGCTGATACCTCAGAGGGAAAGAGTTTGCTTTAACTCTTTAGGACAGATTTCCTCATATTTGTGtgtaaaacagaaagagaagcaATTGTACCATGGCTGAATCTCAGTTCCTGACAAATGTACACCAGAGgatggaggaagagggaggagaaaaGGTTTGAATTTCAGACCGCACCCCCAGTTTCCTTCTTGGCTGTCCCACCCTATGTAAGAAAAGGGAGGGAAGAGGAGCTCGGCAGCCACCACAGAGGAAACGGAAGAGACGCAAGACTGAGAAGTTTTTGGAAATCTTTGAGACTGTGAACAATCTTCTGCTTACTCCTGGCTCTATACATCTATCTGGTGTTTTCTTTTGGCAAGTTCACCATCCCCTGGGAAGAGAAAAGTCACGAGAAGATAAGGACATGTCCCCCCAGCTGCCATCGGTGAGAAAGGGCTATTCAGAGTTCCTCAAGAGCTTCTTTGCAGTGACCAGGATCTTGCAGATTCTACTGGGTGCTGTGCTGTGGGCCACCATCGCAGCTAATAAGTATGAGGGTTCCATCCACTTTGTACTCTTTGTGGCTGTTTTCTTCTGGCTCCTCACAATGGCACTCTTCTTCTTAACGTTGCTGGgtaagcaggacctggtccccCTGGTGGGTGGTGAGCGCTGGCTGACCACTAATGCCGTGCATGACCTGGTGGCCACATTGCTCTACCTGGCAGCCACTGGCGTGATGGCTGACAAGACAAAGGAGAAGGTCTTCTGTACGCTGGAACATTACAAACACCCCTGCCCTTACAATGTGTACCTCACAGCTTCCATCTTCTGTGGCCTTTGTACAGCTGCTTATCTGGTTTCAGCTGTGTACAACTCCTGCAGAAAGTGCCGGGGCGAACAGACTGTGGTCTGAGCTTCTAAAACAAGCAGGCaagatgggggagggggccaGCTTGCCTTCCTCATAAGCTAATGCCAAGCAGGGAAAGGAAGAAGGAGACTGTGTGGAGCTGCTCACGGCTGATACTTGGAGAAAGAGATGGACTTTTCTTACTAAACACAAAGCTTTACAAGGCAGAGTGTACAGGTTTGTTCATATTTGTTTCAGTGATATTTAATTGCATTATCAACTTCTGCCTCAAATCCATATATCTGGCATACTCTTCATTTGCTATGTATCTAtgataattttaaaagaaattattaattatctAAAGATTTTAAGGGATAGCAAAAAAGACCTAGTGAATCAGaataattttaacatgtttGTTGCTATTGTATATATTTGCATTCTTCATCTTATGTTGTGGTTCTGACTCCAGCATGTTAAGTTTAACTTAAATGGCAAGCATGATAAAAATCTTGCTTTGTGTCCAgaattataaaatatacattatatcCTATACATATACTATTTTCTGAATGTCAGAATAGATGATTGTGAAGTAGTATCATAGAAACTGTTGTTACTGAGTGATCTTATTGAAACTgacagttttggtttttttctaagattttaaaaatgtaaactgggGCAAATGTTGACAAATAAAAGAATTATATTGTGACCTTTTTAAAGTGTAATTGCCATAGAAGTCTTTTTAACCCATCAATTTTAAACCACAAAttaaagttcaagttcaagttgttcttattgtcattcctctatatagcttgcatgcagtggaatgaaatgtcatttctctggagaccatggtgcaacacagaacaggagtacaagacagtaaataaatacacaggacaggatatGGACGCGGACATGGGCCgcgaactgtaggcagtttgtagtgtatggtgtcatgctgggttagctttGTCTGGACAGTACCTTTGGGTTCCAGAATGAAGGAGTAGAATGCAGCGATATGTAAGTACAAAAATATGGCCTTTGCTATGGTAAAAAACACCCAGAGCAGTGCAGATGGAGATATAATGCAGAGACACAGCATGGTGAAGCTTATACTAATGGGAATACATTCTAGGAATGTTATATCAAAGAGAAAACCAACGTGGGTGAAGCTAAAAGAGGCATAaccatgtaaataaaaacatcacaaaatcaGTGTTCTTCAATATTATGGTGCTTTTTTACTTTGGGTATAAGAATATACCCATTACTAGGTATACAACAGTAAGGAGTATCAATATTGTtcaggaaatttaaaaattcaaacaaatGACAACACCTTACACTTACAAGGAAACAAGAAATGCCTCCCAGAGGAAGGTTGCTGCCACAATGAGTTAATGTCATTTTCTGGAGAAGAATGAATAACTTTTCTGCTACATCCTGCATCATTCTAAAGAAATGGCCTGCCTTGGTGAGGGGAAGAGAGCATGTGCTCCGTTTTATGAGAGTGGAATGTGGAGAAGCCAGGTGGTCCCCCAGCTGTCTGTTTATCCCATTAGAGGAACTTAGCACTTTTACTACATTAAACATCATCCACTCTGAAGAACCTGACAGTGAGCTGGGGCCAGCTTTTTGAGACTCTGTAGTCCTCTGCAGTACAGAGGCCTTCTTGAAATGGCTGCACACACCCTAGTCTGTGACTTCTTGTCCCAGAGGACAATACAATGCTAATGGTCAACAGATGgacaaaaattaattattttttagagTGGATATTTCTTTCTGAAGCAAAAttgctgtttacattttatcttaaataaatgaataaacttgtATGAAAGTCAGTCCTGCTTTTTTTCTAGTTGTTGATTTCTATTATAATAATGTGTAAAGACAGGTTGTATGCTTCCCCACTTTCTCCTCTAGTATGCTTTCTGTATATTAGTGCATGACCAGAAGAACATTAGAAAGCAAACTGGCTCCCAGGCTCCTTTGTTTTTTGACTAAGGCCAGACAGGATCTTGCCACAATCCAGAAGTTGCAAAGTGCTTATCAAATCAAATCATAACCCAGATATCACCTGACTGCATAAGCACTACAGACCATATCATATCATATTAGCTTTCTCAGTTCACTTCTCCTCTAGCAAGAAATGGGTGACAACCTGCTGTCCAAGAACAGTGTGCACCACATTGCACCTCAGAGCATTTATATGTCTGAGCTGCTGCATCTTAGATAGGCTGTGCTTTCCTTGTTAAAGGTCAAATGAAGACTACACAAAGAAAGCGGTATCCAATGTCAGATACATCAAGTCAGTGTTTTCCATCCCAGGTGGGTAATTTGGTATTTACCCAGGGAACAGAAGCAACCTTTTCTGGAACAGGGGGAGAACTGATTCCCACTCTCTCCCTTCTTCTCAGTGTTCCACATTTGACACTGATATCCCAGCAACACTTGCCTTAACTGTTAATTTCTTAaactatttcagttttaaagtaatttttccttgaaaatgtgattttttttttagtaaggAGCTTTTCTGCCATATTGTAACAATCCACATTACGGTGTTTAGGCGGGAAACATGTTAAATGTacatagttgcattatggggaaaaatgtggaatgtaagtATGCAACCATTGGgagcacttctggggaaaatgatggggtgaccataTGTACCAGTGGGTTGAAAGACAGTCTGGAGGTGCTAAGGAGGCTGAGAAGTCTGGGTTGAAGCACAGATCCTGGAGAAAATGGGGTCCTCAGATGAAGAATGTTATTTCTCTGTGTACTGGTGTTTAATTAGATGTTTGCTATGAATGCTGcttgtgtgtccttctttgccccatctaaACTCATGGTACTGTGCgtcacattggtgtcagaatgGGATAGGGCAGGATGAGGAGAGGGTGGATCAGAGAAGAGTTGAGCACCAAAGATGGAGAAAGGGAAATGGGTGCAAGAATAGAAGCCAGTGGAACCATGTGtggtgaaaaaatgtatttcttctgCCAAAACTGCAATGTGTTTCAATGAGTTCATTTGTGCATGGCTGAAAATAGCGATACTGACCAACTACGGGCATAGTTAAAAAGCATGACCTTGTGCTCCTCAGAAAAAGAACCCTCACAAACACCCCAAAGACTCTATCAGTCCAGTTGGAGACCTGCTGAATAGCAACCCCTTGAGAGTCTCCTGAGTATGGGGAGTAAATGggcattttatatataaattaatatgcTATTCCATCACATGTTATTAAGCATTCTGTGTTCttgtttattgaaaataacTTAAGTGGGATGATGCTAATATCCCAGATTTTTGGCTTCATTGGCTatatgaataattttttcaCTCTTTAACCTGATGTTTAAGCTTTTGTTCAGAAAGCGATTTTCAGCAAGGTATTCTCCTGCACATGTCAGTTGTTTAGTTATGTGTGGGAGGTCTTTATTTGACTAGATAAGCAACACTCTGTGGCCTAGACATCTATGTCACCAAGTGGTCTTCAGTGTTAAGTGCCAGGGAATGTGTCCTTACACTACTCCACCACTACACTCTTTGATAAAAAAGACATGGGCTGTATGGCTGGATAGAATGATTTAGCCATACCAAGCCCCGCTAACCACACTTCTCCCCCACAATGCTGAGGCATGCATTTTTCAGTGTGACTGGCTCCATCTAGCCTGCAGGGCTCCCTGTACTTCTCCTGTTTAGGGGAAGGGCAGGGGGGGGTTCAGATAAAAGTTTGAGGTAAAATGATTTCACATTATTACAGAGCCGAGGTATGGTTTACATAgacctctgtgtgtctgtgtaggctAGTTAGGCTTCCGCggtaaaaaaatgtgaacaacgTTCACATTgtgcacgtctgcatctatgtctctcttcctgctgatgtaatgcacgcattgtattttctatgaagtGTACGTttctttggagtaaagcatctgctaaatcaataaatgtaaatataaatgtaaacaacatttTTCCTCTGCTCTTCAAATCAATTTGGGTgtgcaaaatttaaacaaaaccaGAAGTACTATTTATATTTTGAGAAAAC harbors:
- the LOC108942736 gene encoding MARVEL domain-containing protein 1-like → MSPQLPSVRKGYSEFLKSFFAVTRILQILLGAVLWATIAANKYEGSIHFVLFVAVFFWLLTMALFFLTLLGKQDLVPLVGGERWLTTNAVHDLVATLLYLAATGVMADKTKEKVFCTLEHYKHPCPYNVYLTASIFCGLCTAAYLVSAVYNSCRKCRGEQTVV